From a single Intestinibaculum porci genomic region:
- a CDS encoding type II toxin-antitoxin system RelB/DinJ family antitoxin: MSTVQTQIRIDATIKKQANELFNELGLDMSGAVNIFLRQCILRGGLPFKVEIPQYSKELLNAADEAKHISRDSDVPGYTIMEALKKALEI; the protein is encoded by the coding sequence ATGTCTACAGTTCAAACGCAGATCCGTATTGATGCCACTATCAAAAAGCAGGCGAACGAACTCTTTAATGAACTTGGTTTGGACATGTCCGGCGCTGTTAATATTTTCTTAAGACAGTGCATCTTGAGAGGAGGACTTCCTTTCAAGGTGGAGATTCCGCAGTACTCTAAAGAATTGCTCAACGCTGCCGATGAGGCAAAGCATATTTCCCGTGACTCTGACGTCCCGGGATACACCATCATGGAAGCTCTTAAGAAAGCTCTTGAAATCTGA
- a CDS encoding LysR family transcriptional regulator, whose protein sequence is MEIRTLRYFLAVAREENMSRAAETLHVTQHTLSKQLKSLEGELGKKLFTRHSFSIKLTDEGILLRNRAEDLVAMADKIEQEFVSLDDITGGELYLGLAESYQIKYLARAIKEFKVNYPTLRYHITSGDTEQIADKLDKGLLDFLVLAELPDSRKYEYLAFPESDVWGLIIPIDDPLAKNKKISVSDLKGLPLFCSGQAWENELRTWAGNDYSQLKLEGSFRLSYNGSIFAKEGLGYLLTFEHLIDTSYNSGLVFRPLTPKLESNLYIAWNRYQTFTPIAKRFLQHLRTTFIDTGK, encoded by the coding sequence ATGGAAATAAGAACGCTCAGATATTTCCTTGCCGTCGCAAGGGAAGAGAATATGTCCAGAGCTGCCGAGACGCTGCATGTCACCCAGCATACACTTTCTAAACAGCTGAAATCTCTGGAAGGTGAACTTGGAAAGAAACTGTTCACAAGACATTCCTTCAGCATTAAGCTTACCGATGAAGGCATCCTGCTTCGGAACCGTGCTGAAGATTTGGTCGCAATGGCAGACAAGATCGAGCAGGAATTTGTTTCCCTTGATGATATCACCGGCGGAGAGCTTTATCTTGGGTTGGCGGAATCCTACCAGATCAAATATCTCGCAAGGGCAATCAAAGAATTTAAGGTGAACTATCCAACGCTCCGCTACCATATCACAAGCGGAGACACAGAACAGATCGCAGATAAACTGGACAAAGGTCTTCTGGACTTCCTGGTTCTTGCGGAACTTCCGGACAGCAGAAAATACGAATACCTGGCCTTCCCGGAAAGTGATGTGTGGGGACTCATCATCCCTATAGATGACCCTTTAGCCAAAAATAAAAAAATTAGTGTATCTGATCTGAAGGGACTTCCCCTTTTCTGCTCCGGCCAGGCATGGGAAAATGAACTGCGTACATGGGCAGGAAATGATTATTCGCAGCTGAAACTGGAAGGCTCCTTCCGCCTGTCATACAATGGTTCCATCTTTGCAAAGGAAGGTCTGGGATACCTTCTGACCTTTGAACATCTGATCGATACATCATATAACAGTGGACTTGTATTCAGACCCCTGACTCCAAAGCTTGAGAGTAACCTCTACATTGCCTGGAACAGGTATCAAACCTTCACGCCTATCGCAAAACGGTTTCTGCAGCATTTGAGAACTACCTTCATTGATACAGGCAAATAA
- a CDS encoding flavodoxin, whose protein sequence is MKKSGKALAFVLAIAFILTFTLSACGSKKATVKENNTEQSKSGAGDTSDTNDSGKDVLVVYFSATGTTKGVAKKIANITDADLYEIVAAQKYTSDDLNYNDPDSRTSVEQNDPTVRPKIGSDEISLDGYSTIFIGYPIWQGQEPRIMDTFVENHKFAGITVIPFCTSGSSSIGSSGKNLADHAGSGNWLDGKRFSGSVSKDKLRNWIDGFHIKEKSKEDKKSMPKVRIGNKAVNVEWEDNESVQALRDLCTDKPLKIKMSMYGGFEQVGSIGQSLPRNDKQTTTRAGDIVLYSGNQIVVFYGSNSWAYTRLGHITDQDAEGMAKLLGNGDVTITISME, encoded by the coding sequence ATGAAAAAATCTGGAAAGGCTTTAGCCTTCGTTTTGGCAATAGCGTTTATTTTGACATTCACGCTATCAGCATGCGGAAGTAAAAAAGCCACAGTTAAAGAGAATAATACTGAGCAAAGCAAGTCCGGTGCAGGGGACACATCTGATACAAATGATTCCGGAAAGGATGTGTTGGTCGTATATTTCTCGGCAACCGGAACAACAAAGGGTGTTGCTAAAAAAATAGCCAACATAACAGATGCGGATCTTTACGAGATTGTGGCTGCACAAAAATATACAAGCGATGATTTAAACTACAACGATCCGGACAGCAGAACAAGTGTTGAGCAAAACGATCCGACGGTTCGTCCTAAAATAGGCAGTGATGAAATATCTTTGGATGGATACTCCACGATTTTCATTGGGTACCCGATCTGGCAAGGACAAGAGCCACGGATTATGGACACCTTTGTAGAGAACCATAAATTTGCCGGTATCACCGTGATACCGTTTTGCACTTCGGGTAGTAGCAGTATCGGTAGCAGCGGAAAGAATCTTGCCGATCACGCAGGAAGCGGAAACTGGCTTGATGGAAAAAGATTCAGCGGAAGCGTATCGAAAGATAAGCTTCGAAATTGGATAGACGGATTTCATATCAAAGAAAAGTCAAAGGAGGATAAAAAATCTATGCCGAAAGTAAGAATTGGAAATAAAGCAGTTAACGTAGAATGGGAGGATAACGAGTCCGTACAGGCACTGAGAGATTTGTGCACTGATAAACCGCTCAAGATTAAGATGTCCATGTATGGCGGCTTTGAGCAGGTCGGCTCCATCGGACAGAGCCTTCCGAGGAATGATAAGCAAACTACCACAAGAGCGGGAGACATCGTTCTATACTCTGGAAATCAAATCGTTGTCTTTTACGGTTCCAATTCCTGGGCTTACACAAGGCTGGGGCATATCACTGATCAGGATGCGGAAGGAATGGCGAAACTTCTTGGAAATGGTGATGTGACGATCACAATCAGTATGGAGTGA
- a CDS encoding flavodoxin family protein, protein MKILILNGSPHANGATSDMVSAFSSGATDAGHEVVSINVAHKNIKGCMGCEYCREKEKGVCVQKDDMQAIYLEILSADMIVFASPIYYFTLSAQLQAVIHRTYSIDIPKNVKKVALIMSSGSAYVYGPAIAQYYQSIVEYWGVENAGIFTANGKQNKSEEKRQELYRFGKSL, encoded by the coding sequence ATGAAAATCTTAATCTTAAATGGAAGCCCTCACGCAAACGGGGCAACCTCAGATATGGTGAGCGCATTTTCAAGTGGCGCGACTGATGCCGGACATGAGGTCGTTTCCATCAATGTTGCTCATAAGAACATCAAGGGATGCATGGGTTGCGAATACTGCCGGGAAAAGGAGAAGGGCGTCTGTGTGCAGAAGGATGATATGCAGGCAATCTATCTCGAGATCCTTTCGGCGGACATGATTGTTTTCGCTTCTCCGATTTACTATTTCACGCTCTCGGCGCAGTTGCAGGCTGTGATCCATCGGACTTATTCGATAGATATTCCGAAGAATGTGAAAAAGGTCGCACTGATCATGAGTTCCGGCAGTGCGTATGTGTACGGACCCGCTATCGCCCAGTATTATCAATCCATCGTTGAATACTGGGGCGTAGAGAACGCGGGAATCTTTACAGCCAACGGAAAACAGAACAAGTCCGAAGAAAAACGGCAGGAATTATATAGGTTCGGAAAGAGCCTGTGA
- a CDS encoding type II toxin-antitoxin system RelB/DinJ family antitoxin has translation MANTSIVYARIDTNLKDNAESILSQLGISPSSAIQMLYSQIVLKKGMPFELKLPSSKPLAVGAMTREELDAELQKGVDSIKAGKVYSADEVDAVLAKKFGI, from the coding sequence ATGGCAAATACATCCATTGTTTATGCAAGAATAGATACTAATCTCAAGGATAATGCCGAGAGCATTCTTTCTCAGCTTGGCATTTCTCCATCTAGTGCAATTCAGATGCTTTATAGCCAGATCGTACTGAAAAAAGGTATGCCGTTTGAATTGAAACTTCCTTCTTCTAAGCCATTAGCTGTTGGTGCAATGACCAGAGAAGAACTTGATGCAGAACTTCAGAAGGGTGTTGATTCCATCAAAGCAGGAAAGGTGTATTCTGCAGATGAAGTCGACGCGGTACTTGCAAAGAAGTTTGGCATATGA
- a CDS encoding 4Fe-4S binding protein, translated as MNATDYLNYIVNEIHRTIVATVDDDGLPVTAAIDMMDSDANGLYFLTAKGKNFYDRLKKRQFLALTAMKGEDTMSSVAVSIRGKVRELGSDKIPELFEKNPYMCEIYPTKASMQALTVFQIYKGSGEWFDLSKKPIERDTFTFGQAEKKAEGYFITNACIGCKKCVAVCPQNCINQNKIPFVIEQEHCLHCGNCMSVCPSGAVERRQ; from the coding sequence ATGAATGCAACTGATTATTTGAACTATATCGTCAATGAAATACATCGCACGATTGTGGCGACCGTTGATGATGATGGTCTGCCGGTGACGGCTGCCATCGATATGATGGATAGTGATGCTAATGGCTTATATTTTCTTACGGCCAAGGGAAAAAACTTTTATGACAGACTAAAGAAAAGACAATTCTTAGCGCTGACGGCGATGAAGGGTGAGGATACCATGAGCAGCGTGGCGGTATCGATTCGGGGAAAGGTGCGGGAGCTTGGTTCTGACAAGATTCCGGAACTGTTTGAGAAAAATCCCTATATGTGTGAGATCTATCCCACGAAGGCGTCGATGCAGGCTCTGACGGTGTTTCAGATTTATAAAGGCAGCGGAGAATGGTTTGATCTTTCAAAAAAACCGATCGAACGTGACACCTTTACCTTTGGCCAAGCAGAGAAAAAGGCAGAGGGATATTTCATCACAAATGCCTGTATTGGCTGTAAAAAATGTGTAGCGGTATGTCCGCAAAATTGTATAAATCAAAACAAAATACCGTTTGTGATTGAACAGGAACATTGTCTGCATTGTGGCAACTGTATGAGCGTTTGTCCTAGCGGTGCAGTGGAAAGAAGGCAATAA
- a CDS encoding flavodoxin family protein, giving the protein MKIVVLMGSPNKNGSTRILVDSFVQGAQSAGHTCEVVDVCHANVHPCIGCVRCGYEGPCVQKDDVETIRGKLLSSDMVVFATPLYYYGMTAQLKAVVDRFCAYNSSLNSRHLKSALLTVAWNADDWTFEALTAHYKTLVRYINFEDQGMVLGYGCGTPSMTKRSKYPDQAYQLGRGL; this is encoded by the coding sequence ATGAAAATTGTTGTTTTAATGGGAAGTCCGAATAAAAACGGCTCCACAAGGATATTGGTTGATTCTTTTGTGCAGGGTGCTCAATCGGCAGGGCACACCTGTGAGGTTGTTGATGTTTGCCACGCAAATGTACATCCATGCATCGGCTGTGTGCGCTGCGGCTATGAGGGACCATGCGTGCAGAAAGATGATGTCGAAACAATCAGAGGAAAATTACTCAGTTCAGATATGGTCGTCTTTGCCACGCCGCTTTACTACTACGGCATGACTGCCCAGCTGAAAGCTGTCGTGGATCGATTCTGCGCTTACAATAGCAGCTTAAACAGCAGGCATCTGAAATCTGCTCTGCTCACGGTGGCATGGAACGCGGATGATTGGACATTTGAGGCTCTTACGGCACATTACAAAACCCTCGTCCGATACATCAATTTTGAGGACCAGGGAATGGTGCTGGGATACGGCTGTGGGACACCATCCATGACGAAAAGAAGCAAGTATCCAGATCAGGCTTATCAACTCGGAAGAGGGCTGTGA
- a CDS encoding flavodoxin family protein has protein sequence MSKVLIITTSLRAKSNSDILADHVAKGARDAGHEVEIISLKGKKIGFCKGCLACQNTMECVIKDDAIEIAEKVKEAETIVFATPIYYYEMSGQMKTLLDRLNPLYPSDYKFRSIYMLSTAAEDEDYVCEKAVSGLNGWVDCFEKSEFKGTLFCGGITDMGEAAGKEEKLKAAYDFGRALA, from the coding sequence ATGAGTAAGGTACTGATCATAACTACAAGCTTAAGGGCAAAAAGCAACTCGGACATACTGGCAGATCATGTCGCGAAAGGCGCAAGGGATGCAGGACATGAGGTTGAAATAATAAGCCTTAAGGGAAAGAAAATTGGTTTCTGTAAGGGCTGCCTTGCCTGTCAGAATACTATGGAATGTGTCATAAAGGATGATGCGATAGAGATAGCAGAGAAGGTAAAAGAAGCGGAAACGATTGTTTTTGCTACGCCAATCTATTACTACGAGATGAGCGGGCAGATGAAGACTCTGCTTGACCGGTTGAATCCGCTGTATCCATCCGATTATAAATTCCGCAGCATATATATGCTATCCACGGCAGCAGAAGATGAGGATTACGTCTGTGAAAAAGCTGTAAGCGGTCTGAATGGCTGGGTGGATTGCTTTGAAAAGTCGGAATTCAAAGGAACACTTTTCTGCGGTGGGATAACCGATATGGGCGAAGCTGCTGGAAAAGAAGAGAAGCTGAAGGCGGCATATGACTTTGGAAGGGCACTGGCTTAA
- a CDS encoding type II toxin-antitoxin system RelE/ParE family toxin: MTDSYNVGYFVDALGDLREIYSYIANELLVPETAAAQLGRIRKEVRSLDFMPARYTLVEWEPSMKMHQLPVDNFIVYYLVDDKEDILSN; encoded by the coding sequence ATGACGGATAGCTACAATGTCGGCTATTTTGTAGATGCACTTGGTGATTTACGTGAAATCTATTCGTATATTGCGAATGAACTTCTTGTTCCGGAGACAGCCGCAGCTCAGCTGGGGCGCATACGAAAGGAAGTTCGTTCATTGGATTTCATGCCAGCTCGTTATACGTTAGTTGAATGGGAGCCTTCGATGAAAATGCATCAGCTTCCGGTAGACAACTTTATTGTGTATTATCTTGTCGATGATAAGGAGGATATATTAAGTAACTGA
- a CDS encoding alpha/beta hydrolase, which yields MMKTEELKLVTEWDKTFPKSDKVDHSKVTFVNHFGITLAADMYVPKNVSGKLPAIAVSGPFGACKEQSSGLYAQTMAERGFLTIAFDPSFTGESGGYPRAMHSPDINVEDFQAAVDFLSVQDNVDCERIGIIGICGWGGMALQTACIDTRIKATVTSTMYDMSRIAGNGYFDAGDNKEARKAARVAVNQQRTEDYRNGSYALAGGVVDPLPEDAPFFVKDYYDYYKTERGYHERSLNSNGGWAQTAGTSLMNTRLFTYAGEIDSAVLMIHGEKAHSCYMSRDAFKLLKGDNKELMIIPDAVHTDLYDGGGKDAIPFDKLESFFTEYLK from the coding sequence ATGATGAAGACAGAGGAATTGAAACTGGTAACGGAGTGGGATAAGACTTTCCCAAAGAGCGATAAGGTGGATCACAGTAAGGTGACGTTTGTCAATCACTTTGGCATTACGTTGGCGGCGGATATGTATGTACCAAAGAATGTGAGTGGAAAGCTTCCGGCGATCGCTGTGTCCGGTCCTTTCGGGGCTTGCAAAGAACAGTCGTCAGGATTGTATGCCCAGACGATGGCTGAGAGGGGATTCCTTACGATCGCATTTGATCCTTCATTTACGGGAGAATCAGGTGGATATCCAAGGGCGATGCACTCACCGGATATAAATGTGGAAGATTTTCAGGCAGCAGTGGATTTCCTTTCTGTTCAGGATAATGTCGATTGTGAACGCATCGGGATCATCGGGATCTGCGGCTGGGGCGGAATGGCACTTCAGACGGCTTGTATTGATACGAGGATCAAAGCAACGGTCACTTCCACTATGTATGATATGTCCCGTATCGCCGGAAACGGATATTTTGATGCCGGCGATAATAAGGAAGCCAGAAAAGCGGCAAGAGTGGCAGTGAACCAGCAACGCACGGAGGATTACAGAAATGGCAGCTACGCTTTGGCAGGCGGAGTGGTCGATCCGCTCCCAGAGGATGCGCCGTTCTTCGTTAAGGATTACTATGACTATTACAAAACGGAACGCGGGTACCATGAAAGATCCCTTAATTCAAATGGTGGCTGGGCCCAAACTGCCGGTACATCGCTTATGAACACGAGACTGTTTACCTATGCCGGTGAGATCGACAGTGCGGTGCTCATGATCCACGGGGAAAAGGCTCACTCCTGCTACATGAGCAGGGACGCGTTTAAGCTTCTGAAGGGAGACAACAAGGAACTGATGATCATTCCGGATGCTGTACATACGGATCTGTATGATGGCGGAGGAAAGGACGCGATCCCATTTGACAAGCTGGAAAGCTTCTTTACGGAATATCTGAAATAA